A window of Corticium candelabrum chromosome 3, ooCorCand1.1, whole genome shotgun sequence contains these coding sequences:
- the LOC134177311 gene encoding uncharacterized protein LOC134177311, translating to MSSDASSPECLLTYLHGVKCEKLGDPTKLREGDHLAVHSQEGGIWHHGIYSDGKVYHFFGNDKRQATISLDFFMDFVAGRTATFIFRYPQDGYLPPNDVVANARQIFTTQKWPEYSLLSNNCEHFATYCKTGQGYSTQVWNEVQRILTTTVAGFSQGRLLGASVGSLTAAVSLASRLGELNSDGKAKKN from the exons ATGTCTTCCGATGCCTCTTCTCCAGAATGTCTTCTAACCTACCTACACGGAGTGAAATGCGAGAAGTTGGGGGATCCAAC GAAGCTCCGTGAAGGAGATCACTTGGCAGTTCATTCCCAGGAAGGAGGCATTTGGCACCACGGAATTTACAGCGATGGCAAAGTCTATCATTTCTTCGGAAACGACAAACGTCAGGCTACGATATCTCTAGATTTTTTCATGGATTTCGTTGCAGGGCGTACCGCAACTTTCATTTTCCGCTACCCACAAGATGGATATCTCCCACCGAACGATGTGGTTGCCAACGCAAGGCAGATATTTACGACACAGAAATGGCCAGAATACTCACTTCTGTCGAATAACTGCGAGCACTTTGCTACGTACTGTAAGACTGGACAGGGATATTCTACTCAAGTGTGGAACGAGGTTCAGCGTATTCTTACAACAACTGTGGCTGGTTTTAGTCAGGGTAGACTGCTGGGAGCGTCAGTCGGTTCACTGACAGCAGCAGTCAGTTTGGCTTCTAGGCTTGGGGAACTCAATTCGGATGGAAAGGCCAAAAAGAACTAA
- the LOC134177355 gene encoding uncharacterized skeletal organic matrix protein 5-like has translation MGPTGPRGAPGIFRSNVCSNERKGMIKYNHQVKEVEYCDGNSWLTLSLLTPGKSPLLPVPSCKEIALYYKSSDKNGKYWIKPSNNDIPYQVFCDANEGWTLIMKIDGNQQNFVYGSDLWSNKETFQPTNLDLDDKEAKLASYWTLPFTELRLGMKVDGTMRWITFSYSASSLYSLIADGNYRGTSIGENKWRSLLPTSSLQQHCNREGFNTRPTHSRYISNHAGARLGFLANNENDCYTPDSFLGFGTQYQHIRNSAGNYNGHVNTKAIAYIMAR, from the exons ATGGGCCCAACCGGACCGAGGGGGGCACCAGGTATTTTCCGTTCAAACGTGTGCTCTAATGAGAGAAAAG GTATGATAAAGTACAATCATCAAGTAAAGGAGGTAGAGTATTGTGACGGTAACAGCTGGCTGACACTGTCGCTACTAACACCCGGCAAATCGCCTCTTTTGCCTGTACCATCGTGTAAGGAAATAGCACTCTATTACAAGTCTTCTGACAAAAATGGAAAGTATTGGATTAAACCATCCAACAATGATATACCTTATCAG GTTTTCTGTGATGCTAATGAAGGTTGGACTCTGATCATGAAAATAGatggaaatcaacaaaacTTTGTCTATGGAAGCGATCTGTGGTCAAACAAGGAAACATTCCAACCAACTAATTTGGACTTGGATGACAAAGAAGCAAAACTGGCTTCGTATTGGACACTACCATTTACTGAACTTCGTTTGGGAATGAAAGTAGATGGAACGATGAGGTGGATCACTTTCAGCTACAGCGCATCATCTCTCTACAGTCTTATTGCTGATGGAAACTACAGAGGCACAAGTATTGGTGAAAATAAGTGGAGAAGTTTACTGCCAACGTCATCTCTGCAGCAACACTGCAATAGG GAAGGATTTAACACAAGACCCACTCACTCACGCTACATCTCAAATCATGCTGGAGCTCGTTTGGGATTTCTTGCTAACAATGAGAACGATTGTTATACACCAGATTCTTTTCTTGGTTTTGGAACACAGTACCAGCACATCAGAAACAGTGCTGGAAACTACAATGGACACGTAAATACTAAAGCAATTGCTTATATCATGGCACGATGA